In Xanthomonas sacchari, a genomic segment contains:
- a CDS encoding XVIPCD domain-containing protein: MSPTSSDPDDRAPIQPPRAVVREAVPGPDHPDHPDHLLYAQIREGVHALDAACGRAPDAISERMVARLLPLAKEYGFDQVDHVVLSREIGDVEDGENVFLVRGDLDDPAHLRAHITTHEAVGMSVEDSLARLEKVNRRLALRLRPE; the protein is encoded by the coding sequence ATGAGTCCGACTTCGTCCGATCCCGACGACAGAGCGCCGATCCAGCCGCCGCGCGCGGTGGTGCGCGAGGCCGTGCCCGGGCCCGATCATCCGGACCATCCCGACCACCTGCTGTACGCGCAGATCCGCGAGGGCGTGCACGCGCTGGATGCCGCCTGCGGCCGCGCCCCGGACGCGATCAGCGAGCGCATGGTGGCGCGGCTGCTGCCGCTGGCCAAGGAATACGGGTTCGACCAGGTCGACCACGTGGTGCTCAGCCGCGAGATCGGCGACGTGGAGGATGGCGAGAACGTGTTCCTGGTGCGCGGCGACCTGGACGATCCGGCGCATCTGCGCGCGCACATCACCACTCACGAAGCGGTCGGGATGTCGGTGGAGGACTCGCTGGCGCGCCTGGAGAAGGTCAACCGCCGCCTGGCGCTGCGCCTGCGCCCGGAGTGA
- a CDS encoding choice-of-anchor X domain-containing protein: MPKLSKLSAVCVLSLVVPAAALHAAELIPKQLAGPPEEFAQMRAPAPAEAAILSKSALLPVEFSAARSGGPAQWQTTLPVENGKLRFVVLSGEHDWQPRLSAPATASARAGTAAAMSMLAPSAKATQLGAGAAALPAREYRVDSAANGDWTLTLQADGSSTAQRGYVLMEGDPRTQLASYPSDRAQLQRGQRIGLTALLGGIDAQGNVSLARSAGSGRIDTAQLRVIAPDGSIRQWPMADDGRHGDGAAGDGVYAGDFPATVTGTYIAQVVVHGHDAGGQAFVRTSEHVLPVLDTTLRINADAVAASAQPGTRLTLPIPVRIGGGQAPAHYRVLGELWGTGRDGSAVPVAWLGGMLAPQDGRLPLSVDERWIVRAGARAPFTLRNLRVEDPDNFVPLATRATLPLTLPALRRSSVARSSGTIDESMRMGERPAQLSAATDMQAQATGKRLVLVHGYCSGGVWPVAQFSNASAFLDVNQNRSNDQFAQRLAQFGSQWNSFGTVAHSQGGMAALHLYVYYWSGLDNASGGRVMQSVGTPYQGTNLAGILAAVGSWFGVGCGTNNDLTYDGAKAWLAGIPNSARALVNYYTTSFAKTNWYTNDYCNAASDLVLSDPEDGTVEQVNGQLPGGVNRGHTTGQCHTTGMRDPAQYLDASRNATMNANAAR, from the coding sequence ATGCCGAAGCTGTCGAAACTGTCCGCCGTCTGCGTCCTGTCTCTCGTCGTCCCCGCCGCCGCGCTGCACGCGGCCGAACTGATCCCCAAACAACTGGCCGGTCCGCCGGAGGAGTTCGCGCAGATGCGCGCGCCCGCGCCGGCGGAAGCGGCGATCCTGTCCAAGAGCGCGCTGCTGCCGGTGGAGTTCTCCGCCGCGCGCAGCGGCGGCCCGGCGCAATGGCAGACCACGCTGCCGGTGGAGAACGGCAAGCTGCGCTTCGTGGTCTTGTCCGGCGAACACGATTGGCAGCCGCGCCTGAGCGCGCCGGCCACGGCCAGCGCACGCGCAGGCACCGCCGCCGCGATGTCGATGCTCGCGCCCAGCGCCAAGGCCACCCAGTTGGGCGCCGGCGCCGCCGCACTGCCGGCCCGCGAATACCGCGTGGACAGCGCCGCTAACGGCGACTGGACCCTGACCCTGCAGGCCGACGGCAGCAGCACGGCGCAGCGCGGCTATGTGCTGATGGAAGGCGACCCGCGCACGCAGCTGGCGTCCTATCCCAGCGACCGCGCGCAACTGCAGCGCGGCCAGCGCATCGGCCTGACCGCCCTGCTCGGCGGCATCGATGCGCAGGGCAACGTGAGCCTGGCGCGCAGCGCCGGCAGCGGCCGCATCGACACCGCGCAGCTGCGGGTGATCGCGCCGGACGGCTCGATCCGCCAGTGGCCGATGGCCGACGACGGCCGTCACGGCGACGGCGCCGCGGGCGACGGCGTGTATGCCGGCGACTTCCCGGCGACCGTCACCGGGACCTACATCGCGCAGGTGGTGGTGCACGGCCACGACGCCGGCGGCCAGGCCTTCGTGCGCACCAGCGAGCACGTGCTGCCGGTGCTGGACACCACCTTGCGCATCAATGCCGATGCGGTCGCCGCCAGCGCCCAGCCCGGCACCCGCCTGACCCTGCCGATCCCGGTGCGCATCGGCGGCGGCCAGGCGCCGGCGCACTATCGCGTGCTCGGCGAACTGTGGGGCACCGGTCGCGACGGCAGCGCGGTGCCGGTGGCCTGGCTCGGCGGCATGCTCGCGCCGCAGGACGGGCGCCTGCCGCTGAGCGTGGACGAACGCTGGATCGTCCGCGCCGGCGCACGCGCGCCGTTCACCCTGCGCAACCTGCGCGTGGAGGATCCGGACAACTTCGTGCCGCTGGCCACGCGCGCGACGCTGCCGCTGACCCTGCCGGCGCTGCGCCGCAGCAGCGTGGCGCGTAGCAGCGGTACGATCGACGAGAGCATGCGCATGGGCGAGCGCCCCGCGCAGCTGAGCGCGGCCACCGACATGCAAGCGCAGGCCACCGGCAAGCGCCTGGTGCTGGTGCACGGCTATTGCTCGGGCGGGGTGTGGCCGGTGGCGCAGTTCAGCAACGCCTCCGCGTTCCTGGACGTCAACCAGAACCGCAGCAACGACCAGTTCGCGCAACGCCTGGCGCAGTTCGGCAGCCAATGGAACTCGTTCGGCACGGTGGCGCACAGCCAAGGCGGCATGGCCGCGCTGCATCTGTACGTCTACTACTGGAGCGGCCTGGACAATGCCAGCGGCGGGCGGGTGATGCAGTCGGTGGGCACGCCCTATCAGGGCACCAACCTGGCCGGCATCCTGGCCGCGGTGGGCTCGTGGTTCGGCGTGGGCTGCGGCACCAACAACGACCTGACCTACGACGGCGCCAAGGCCTGGCTGGCCGGCATCCCCAACTCGGCGCGGGCGCTGGTGAACTACTACACCACCTCCTTCGCCAAGACCAACTGGTACACCAACGACTACTGCAATGCAGCCTCGGACCTGGTGCTGAGCGACCCGGAGGACGGCACCGTGGAGCAGGTCAACGGCCAGCTGCCCGGCGGCGTCAACCGCGGCCACACCACCGGCCAGTGCCACACCACCGGCATGCGCGACCCGGCGCAGTACCTGGACGCCAGCCGCAACGCGACGATGAACGCCAACGCGGCGCGTTGA
- a CDS encoding NAD-dependent protein deacetylase, which translates to MPQLLDHAASVPAALGALQAFVDRHRRLFVLTGAGCSTDSGIPDYRDAAGDWKRAQPVTYQAFMGELATRQRYWARSLLGWPRFGHARPNATHAALAQLEARGQVELLLTQNVDGLHQAAGSRATIDLHGRLDVVRCMGCERRLPRETFQQHLLRHNPQWATLQAAPAPDGDADLDGVDFASFVVPPCAHCGGVLKPDVVFFGENVPRERVASAFAHLQRADAVLVVGSSLMVYSGFRFVQAAAKARLPIAAINLGRTRGDDLLQLKVAQPCAQALDFLLPATARVPNPGTN; encoded by the coding sequence ATGCCGCAGTTGCTCGATCACGCCGCGTCCGTGCCGGCGGCGCTTGGCGCGCTGCAGGCGTTCGTCGACCGCCATCGGCGCCTGTTCGTGCTGACCGGTGCCGGCTGCAGCACCGACTCGGGCATTCCCGACTACCGCGACGCCGCCGGCGACTGGAAGCGTGCGCAGCCGGTGACCTACCAGGCCTTCATGGGCGAGCTGGCGACGCGGCAGCGCTATTGGGCGCGCAGCCTGCTCGGCTGGCCGCGCTTCGGCCATGCCCGGCCCAACGCCACCCACGCCGCGCTGGCGCAGCTGGAAGCGCGCGGCCAGGTCGAACTGCTGCTGACCCAGAACGTGGACGGCCTGCACCAGGCCGCCGGCAGCCGCGCCACCATCGACCTGCACGGGCGCCTGGACGTGGTGCGCTGCATGGGCTGCGAGCGGCGCCTGCCGCGCGAGACGTTCCAGCAGCATCTGCTGCGGCACAACCCGCAGTGGGCGACGCTGCAGGCCGCGCCGGCGCCGGACGGCGATGCCGACCTGGACGGCGTGGACTTCGCCAGCTTCGTGGTGCCGCCCTGCGCGCACTGCGGCGGCGTGCTGAAACCGGACGTGGTGTTCTTCGGCGAAAACGTGCCGCGCGAGCGCGTGGCCAGCGCCTTCGCGCATCTGCAGCGCGCCGATGCGGTGCTGGTGGTCGGCTCGTCGCTGATGGTCTATTCCGGCTTCCGCTTCGTGCAGGCCGCGGCCAAGGCCAGGCTGCCGATCGCCGCGATCAATCTGGGCCGGACCCGCGGCGACGACCTGCTGCAACTGAAGGTGGCGCAGCCGTGCGCGCAGGCGCTGGACTTCCTGCTGCCGGCGACGGCGCGCGTTCCGAATCCCGGCACGAACTGA
- a CDS encoding NADH:flavin oxidoreductase/NADH oxidase, which translates to MTHLFSPLALGPLSLSNRIVIAPMCQYSAEDGRASDWHTQHLGQLAQSGAGLLILEATAVEPRGRISYADLGLWDDATEAALDTVLRAVRRWSPMPLGIQLAHAGRKASTRKPWEGDGAIAPDQPNGWQTVAPSALAFDQDGVPPQALDLAGIDAIVEAFVASARRAERLGFALIELHAAHGYLLHQFLSPLSNQREDAYGGSLENRMRLLLRVHAAVRAAVAPTIAVGVRISATDWVDGGWDLAQSQALAQALQAQGCDYLHVSSGGLDRRQRIPVAPGYQVPLAEALHRAVRMPVIAVGLITEPQQAEAILAEDRADAIALARGILYDPRWPWHAAAALGARLRPSPQYLRCEPHAARGVFDA; encoded by the coding sequence GTGACGCATTTGTTCTCGCCCCTCGCACTGGGGCCGCTGTCGTTGTCCAACCGCATCGTGATCGCGCCGATGTGCCAGTACTCGGCCGAGGACGGCCGCGCCAGCGATTGGCACACCCAGCATCTGGGCCAACTGGCGCAGTCCGGCGCCGGCCTGCTGATCCTGGAAGCGACGGCGGTCGAGCCGCGTGGGCGCATCAGCTACGCCGACCTGGGGCTGTGGGACGACGCCACCGAAGCGGCGCTGGACACGGTGTTGCGCGCGGTGCGGCGCTGGTCGCCGATGCCGTTGGGCATCCAGCTCGCGCACGCCGGACGCAAGGCATCCACGCGCAAGCCCTGGGAGGGCGACGGCGCGATCGCGCCCGACCAGCCGAACGGCTGGCAGACCGTGGCGCCATCGGCGCTGGCGTTCGATCAGGACGGCGTGCCGCCGCAGGCGCTGGACCTGGCCGGCATCGACGCCATCGTCGAGGCGTTCGTGGCGTCGGCGCGGCGTGCCGAACGCCTCGGCTTCGCGCTGATCGAACTGCACGCCGCACACGGTTACCTGCTGCACCAGTTCCTGTCGCCGCTGAGCAACCAGCGCGAGGATGCCTATGGCGGCAGCCTGGAGAACCGCATGCGCCTGCTGCTGCGGGTGCATGCGGCGGTGCGCGCCGCGGTGGCGCCGACCATCGCGGTGGGCGTACGCATCTCCGCCACCGACTGGGTCGACGGCGGCTGGGACCTGGCGCAGAGCCAGGCGCTGGCGCAGGCCCTGCAGGCGCAGGGCTGCGATTACCTGCACGTGTCCAGCGGCGGCCTGGACCGCCGCCAGCGTATTCCGGTGGCGCCCGGTTACCAGGTGCCGCTGGCCGAGGCGCTGCACCGCGCGGTGCGCATGCCGGTGATCGCGGTGGGCCTGATCACCGAGCCGCAACAGGCCGAGGCCATCCTCGCCGAGGACCGCGCCGACGCCATCGCGCTGGCCCGCGGCATCCTCTACGATCCGCGCTGGCCGTGGCATGCGGCCGCCGCGCTGGGCGCGCGGTTGCGCCCGTCGCCGCAATACCTGCGTTGCGAGCCGCATGCGGCGCGCGGCGTGTTCGACGCCTGA
- a CDS encoding NAD(P)-dependent oxidoreductase — protein MTTIGFLGLGTMGQPIALNLLRAGHALTVWNRSAAAAQPLLEAGAQLAAQPADAVRGPVLFSMLADDTAVRETLLDRGALDALTAGSVHVNMATISVALARELHALHAERGVAYLALPVLGRVEVAAAGQLNLLAAGDAAALARVQPLLDVIGRKTWYFGAAPEQANAVKLAANLCLASAIGTMAEASALVRGHGVEAADFLDMLTSTVFAAPAYQTYGGMIAEQRYSPAGFKAVLGLKDVRLALNAGETRHVPMPLAAVLRDAFIEAIAHGDGDLDWAALAKVAARRAGQA, from the coding sequence ATGACGACGATTGGATTTCTCGGCCTGGGCACGATGGGCCAGCCGATCGCGCTCAACCTGCTGCGTGCCGGTCACGCATTGACGGTGTGGAATCGCAGCGCGGCGGCGGCGCAGCCCCTGCTCGAGGCCGGCGCGCAGCTGGCCGCGCAACCGGCCGATGCGGTGCGCGGGCCGGTGCTGTTCTCGATGCTGGCCGACGACACCGCGGTGCGCGAGACCCTGCTCGATCGCGGCGCACTGGACGCGCTCACCGCCGGCAGCGTGCACGTCAACATGGCCACCATCTCGGTGGCGCTGGCGCGCGAACTGCATGCGCTGCATGCCGAGCGCGGCGTCGCCTACCTGGCGCTGCCGGTGCTGGGGCGGGTGGAGGTGGCCGCGGCCGGCCAGCTCAACCTGCTCGCCGCCGGCGATGCCGCGGCGCTGGCGCGGGTGCAGCCCTTGCTCGATGTCATCGGGCGCAAGACCTGGTACTTCGGCGCCGCGCCGGAACAGGCCAACGCGGTCAAGCTTGCCGCCAACCTGTGCCTGGCCAGCGCCATCGGCACCATGGCCGAGGCATCGGCGCTGGTGCGCGGGCATGGCGTGGAGGCGGCCGATTTCCTCGACATGCTCACCAGCACCGTGTTCGCCGCGCCGGCCTACCAGACCTACGGCGGCATGATCGCCGAACAGCGCTACAGCCCGGCCGGCTTCAAGGCCGTGCTGGGCCTGAAGGACGTGCGCCTGGCGCTGAACGCCGGCGAGACCCGGCACGTGCCGATGCCGCTGGCGGCGGTGCTGCGCGATGCCTTCATCGAGGCGATCGCGCATGGCGACGGCGACCTGGACTGGGCGGCGCTGGCCAAGGTCGCCGCGCGCCGCGCCGGCCAGGCCTGA
- a CDS encoding VOC family protein has protein sequence MQIDHLDHLVLTVADIEASCVFYAQVLGMRVVTFGEGRKALAFGEQKINLHRHGHEFDPKARTPTPGSADLCFLTATPLAQVAEELRAAAVPIESGPVQRTGARGPILSLYFRDPDGNLIEVANPL, from the coding sequence ATGCAGATCGACCACCTCGACCATCTGGTCCTCACCGTCGCCGACATCGAGGCCAGCTGCGTGTTCTATGCGCAGGTGCTGGGCATGCGCGTGGTGACCTTCGGCGAAGGCCGCAAGGCGCTGGCGTTCGGCGAGCAGAAGATCAACCTGCACCGGCACGGCCACGAGTTCGACCCCAAGGCGCGCACGCCCACGCCGGGCTCGGCCGATCTGTGCTTTCTCACCGCCACGCCGCTGGCGCAGGTGGCCGAGGAACTGCGCGCCGCCGCCGTGCCGATCGAGAGCGGGCCGGTGCAACGCACCGGCGCCCGCGGGCCGATCCTGTCGCTGTATTTCCGCGATCCGGACGGCAACCTGATCGAGGTCGCCAACCCGTTGTGA
- a CDS encoding MFS transporter, with the protein MNASSQCPPLPAVDDALLLRIRLALFLAGFATFSLLYSVQPLLPEFAREFGLSAAASSLPLSLATGGLAIAIFCAGAVSETLGRRGLMFVSIALAALLNLLAACLPHWGALVAVRALSGIALGGVPAVAMVYLAEELPANRLGAATGLYVAGNAFGGMIGRIGMSMLTDHFDWRIALATLSMVDLLVAVGFVWLLPPSRHFVRRQGVNLRFHLRAWGGHLRDRHLPWLFAIPFLAMGVFVSVYNYAGFRLGGPEFGLSQSQLGMIFSAYVFGIVSSSVAGAASDRFGRGPVVLAGIVTAALGVALTLSHALVPVIAGIVLLTIGFFVAHSAASAWVGRLGGQHKSHAASLYLLAYYAGASLIGSLSGAAWQHGGWNALVACCLVLLGIGLVAVQVLRRGADDSRPYGRFGPHPPRGE; encoded by the coding sequence GTGAACGCCTCCAGCCAATGCCCGCCGCTGCCCGCCGTGGACGATGCGTTGCTGCTGCGCATCCGCCTGGCGCTGTTCCTGGCCGGTTTCGCCACCTTCTCGCTGCTGTACAGCGTGCAGCCGCTGCTGCCCGAGTTCGCGCGCGAGTTCGGACTCAGCGCCGCGGCCAGCTCGCTGCCGCTGTCGCTGGCCACCGGCGGCCTGGCGATCGCGATCTTCTGCGCCGGTGCGGTGTCGGAAACGCTGGGCCGGCGTGGGCTGATGTTCGTATCGATCGCGCTGGCGGCGCTGCTCAACCTGCTGGCGGCCTGCCTGCCGCACTGGGGCGCGCTGGTGGCGGTGCGCGCGCTGTCCGGCATCGCCCTGGGCGGCGTGCCGGCAGTGGCGATGGTGTACCTGGCCGAAGAGCTGCCGGCGAACCGGCTCGGCGCGGCGACCGGGCTGTACGTGGCCGGCAATGCGTTCGGCGGCATGATCGGCCGCATCGGCATGAGCATGCTCACCGACCACTTCGACTGGCGCATCGCGCTGGCCACGCTGAGCATGGTCGATCTGCTGGTCGCGGTCGGCTTCGTGTGGCTGCTGCCGCCGTCGCGGCACTTCGTGCGCCGCCAGGGGGTGAACCTGCGCTTCCACCTGCGCGCCTGGGGCGGGCATCTGCGCGATCGCCATCTGCCGTGGCTGTTCGCGATCCCGTTCCTGGCGATGGGCGTGTTCGTCAGCGTCTACAACTACGCCGGCTTCCGCCTGGGCGGGCCGGAGTTCGGGCTGAGCCAGAGCCAGCTCGGCATGATCTTCAGCGCGTATGTGTTCGGCATCGTGTCCTCGTCGGTCGCCGGCGCCGCCTCGGACCGCTTCGGCCGCGGGCCGGTGGTGCTGGCGGGCATCGTCACCGCCGCGCTGGGCGTGGCGCTGACCCTGTCGCATGCGCTGGTGCCGGTCATCGCCGGCATCGTGCTGCTGACCATCGGCTTCTTCGTCGCGCACTCGGCGGCCAGCGCCTGGGTCGGGCGCCTGGGCGGCCAGCACAAGAGCCACGCCGCCTCGCTGTACCTGCTGGCCTACTACGCCGGTGCCAGCCTGATCGGCTCGCTCAGCGGTGCGGCCTGGCAGCACGGTGGCTGGAACGCCCTGGTCGCCTGCTGCCTGGTGCTGCTGGGCATCGGCCTGGTCGCCGTGCAGGTGCTGCGCCGCGGCGCCGACGACAGCCGCCCCTACGGCCGTTTCGGGCCGCATCCGCCGCGCGGCGAGTGA
- the metE gene encoding 5-methyltetrahydropteroyltriglutamate--homocysteine S-methyltransferase — translation MTIVTNLGFPRIGARRELKQALERYWRRDIDSAQLQDTARELRQRHWQLQREAGVDVPPSNDFSLYDAMLDTAFLFDAIPQRYRALADADPLAGYFAMARGTQEHGLDLHALEMTKWFDTNYHYLVPELARRQHFRLRGDKPVVEFLEAKAQGIQTRPVLIGPVTFLALSKTVDGSDRWALLDSLLPVYAELLQRLHAAGAGWVQLDEPALVLDLDDTAREAYRRAYAFLAQAPRPKVLLTSYFGELGDNLELAMALPVDGVHVDLVRGVAQLDAVLQALPAGRVLSAGLVNGRNVWRTPLDNALTLARYAAGHVGRERLWLAPSCSLLHVPVDLQQETKLDRELVGWLAFAKQKLQELRTLADALDDQPQAQAGLDAARDALASRRASTRVHRAEVARRVDALTDDAGRRQSPYAQRRQAQQAALRLPLYPTTTIGSFPQTEQVRQARAQHKAGKLDDAAYDAFLAAETERCVRAQEQLGLDVLVHGEFERNDMVEYFGEQLDGFAFTRHGWVQSYGSRCVKPPIIYGDVQRPAPMTLRWTQYAQSLTERPMKGMLTGPVTVLQWSFVRDDQERAQTCRQIALALRDEVRDLEAAGIGVIQIDEPAIREGLPLRRADWQAYLDWAVQCFRIAAAGVRDATQIHTHMCYSEFNDIIEAVAAMDADVISIETSRSRMELLDAFVRFRYPNAIGPGVYDIHSPRVPSTQEMVELLEKARAVLDPQQLWVNPDCGLKTRGWAETRSALEAMVAAARQLRTQQAQAA, via the coding sequence ATGACGATCGTGACCAACCTGGGCTTCCCGCGCATCGGTGCGCGGCGCGAGCTCAAACAGGCGCTGGAACGCTACTGGCGCCGCGACATCGACAGCGCGCAACTGCAGGACACCGCACGCGAGCTGCGCCAGCGCCACTGGCAACTGCAACGCGAGGCCGGGGTGGACGTGCCGCCCAGCAACGACTTCAGCCTGTACGACGCGATGCTCGACACCGCGTTCCTGTTCGATGCCATTCCGCAACGTTACCGCGCGCTGGCCGATGCCGATCCGCTGGCCGGCTACTTCGCGATGGCGCGCGGCACGCAGGAACACGGCCTGGACCTGCACGCGCTGGAAATGACCAAGTGGTTCGACACCAACTACCACTACCTGGTGCCGGAACTGGCGCGGCGCCAGCACTTCCGCCTGCGCGGCGACAAGCCGGTGGTGGAGTTCCTGGAAGCCAAGGCGCAGGGCATCCAGACCCGGCCGGTGCTGATCGGGCCGGTGACCTTCCTGGCGCTGTCCAAGACCGTGGACGGCAGCGATCGCTGGGCGCTGCTGGACAGCCTGCTGCCGGTGTACGCCGAGCTGCTGCAACGTCTGCATGCGGCCGGCGCTGGCTGGGTACAGCTCGACGAACCGGCGCTGGTGCTGGACCTGGACGACACCGCGCGCGAGGCCTATCGCCGCGCCTACGCCTTCCTGGCACAGGCGCCGCGGCCGAAGGTGCTGCTGACCAGCTACTTCGGCGAACTGGGCGACAACCTGGAGCTGGCGATGGCGCTGCCGGTGGACGGCGTGCACGTGGACTTGGTGCGCGGCGTGGCGCAACTGGATGCGGTGCTGCAGGCCCTGCCGGCCGGGCGCGTGCTTTCGGCCGGCCTGGTCAACGGCCGCAACGTGTGGCGTACGCCGCTGGACAACGCGCTGACCCTGGCCCGCTACGCCGCCGGCCATGTCGGCCGCGAGCGGCTGTGGCTGGCGCCGTCATGCTCGCTGCTGCACGTGCCGGTGGATCTGCAGCAGGAGACCAAGCTGGACCGCGAACTGGTCGGCTGGCTGGCCTTCGCCAAGCAGAAGCTGCAGGAACTGCGCACCCTGGCCGATGCGCTGGACGACCAGCCGCAGGCGCAGGCTGGGCTGGACGCGGCGCGCGATGCGCTGGCCAGCCGTCGCGCCTCCACCCGCGTGCACCGCGCCGAGGTGGCGCGGCGGGTCGACGCGCTGACCGACGACGCCGGCCGCCGACAGTCGCCGTATGCGCAGCGCCGCCAGGCGCAACAGGCGGCGCTGCGGCTGCCGCTGTATCCGACCACCACGATCGGCTCGTTCCCGCAGACCGAGCAGGTGCGGCAGGCGCGCGCGCAGCACAAGGCCGGCAAGCTCGACGATGCCGCCTACGACGCGTTCCTGGCCGCCGAGACCGAGCGCTGCGTGCGAGCACAGGAGCAACTGGGCCTGGACGTGCTGGTGCACGGCGAGTTCGAGCGCAACGACATGGTCGAGTACTTCGGCGAGCAGCTCGATGGCTTCGCCTTCACCCGGCACGGCTGGGTGCAGAGCTACGGCTCGCGCTGCGTCAAGCCGCCGATCATCTACGGCGACGTGCAGCGCCCGGCGCCGATGACGCTGCGCTGGACCCAGTACGCGCAGTCGCTGACCGAGCGGCCGATGAAGGGCATGCTGACCGGGCCGGTGACGGTGCTGCAGTGGTCGTTCGTGCGCGACGACCAGGAACGCGCGCAGACCTGCCGGCAGATCGCGCTGGCGCTGCGCGACGAGGTGCGCGACCTGGAGGCGGCCGGCATCGGCGTGATCCAGATCGACGAGCCGGCGATCCGCGAAGGCCTGCCGCTGCGCCGCGCCGACTGGCAGGCGTACCTGGACTGGGCGGTGCAGTGCTTCCGCATCGCCGCGGCCGGGGTGCGCGATGCGACGCAGATCCACACCCACATGTGCTACTCGGAGTTCAACGACATCATCGAGGCGGTGGCGGCGATGGATGCGGACGTGATCTCGATCGAGACCTCGCGCTCGCGCATGGAACTGCTCGATGCGTTCGTGCGCTTCCGCTACCCGAACGCGATCGGGCCGGGCGTGTACGACATCCACTCGCCGCGCGTGCCGAGCACGCAGGAGATGGTGGAGTTGCTGGAGAAGGCGCGCGCGGTGCTGGATCCGCAGCAACTGTGGGTCAACCCGGATTGCGGGCTGAAGACCCGCGGCTGGGCGGAAACGCGCAGCGCCTTGGAAGCGATGGTCGCCGCGGCGCGGCAATTGCGCACGCAGCAGGCGCAGGCCGCGTGA
- a CDS encoding VOC family protein, translating into MRITHVHLPCTDPAAGLAFYGEVLQLPVASEQVRIGWSVLQLTRGTDVGSAHLAFNVLPARFEAACDWLSQRAAFLSDAQGTTRFALGGAWQSQSVYFAGPDGAVLELIARAPLPAQPAPQGAFSAREVLCISEVGLPSAQVPAVVAAAQRDFGLRPLQPPSAEFAALGDHTGLLIAVDAQRRWFPQQRQLPFARGVQVVVDGVRPGQVLGDAAGWEVRTL; encoded by the coding sequence ATGCGCATCACCCATGTCCATTTGCCTTGTACCGATCCCGCTGCCGGTCTGGCCTTCTATGGCGAGGTGCTGCAGTTGCCCGTCGCATCCGAGCAGGTGCGGATCGGCTGGAGCGTGTTGCAGCTGACCCGCGGGACCGACGTCGGGAGCGCGCACCTGGCCTTCAACGTGTTGCCCGCCCGGTTCGAGGCGGCCTGCGATTGGCTGTCGCAGCGGGCCGCGTTCCTGTCCGACGCGCAGGGAACCACGCGGTTCGCGCTCGGTGGCGCATGGCAGTCGCAGTCGGTGTATTTCGCCGGCCCGGATGGCGCGGTGCTGGAACTGATCGCACGCGCACCGCTGCCGGCGCAGCCGGCGCCGCAGGGCGCGTTCTCGGCGCGCGAGGTGTTGTGCATCAGCGAGGTCGGCCTGCCCAGCGCGCAGGTGCCGGCCGTGGTCGCGGCCGCGCAGCGGGATTTCGGATTGCGTCCACTGCAGCCGCCGTCCGCCGAATTCGCCGCGCTCGGCGACCACACCGGTTTGCTGATCGCGGTGGACGCGCAGCGACGCTGGTTTCCGCAGCAGCGGCAGTTGCCGTTCGCGCGCGGTGTGCAGGTGGTCGTGGACGGTGTGCGCCCAGGCCAGGTGCTGGGCGATGCGGCGGGATGGGAGGTGCGTACGTTGTGA
- the purU gene encoding formyltetrahydrofolate deformylase, which yields MRPDYILTLSCPDRTGIVFRVSGLLFEHGCNILDAQQFGDEESGRFFLRVHFDAPATDTAAAVQAQLAPLAADYAMDWQLHDARRRARLLVLVSKQGHCLNDLLFRAHSRQLRVDIAAVASNHADFAGLAGSYGVPFHHLPVSAANRAEQEAQLLALVERERIDLVVLARYMQILSPTLCAALAGRAINIHHSFLPSFKGAQPYHQAHARGVKIIGATAHYVTGDLDEGPIIEQDVARVDHAMTPRDLVRLGSDTESQVLARAVRRHVEHRILLNGHRTVVFR from the coding sequence ATGCGCCCCGACTACATCCTGACCCTGTCCTGCCCGGACCGTACCGGCATCGTCTTCCGCGTCAGCGGCCTGCTGTTCGAGCACGGCTGCAACATCCTCGATGCGCAGCAGTTCGGCGACGAGGAAAGCGGCCGTTTCTTCCTGCGCGTGCATTTCGATGCGCCGGCCACCGACACCGCCGCAGCGGTGCAGGCGCAGCTGGCGCCGCTGGCCGCCGACTACGCGATGGACTGGCAACTGCACGACGCGCGCCGCCGCGCGCGCCTGCTGGTGCTGGTCAGCAAGCAGGGCCACTGCCTCAACGACCTGCTGTTCCGCGCGCACAGCCGGCAGTTGCGGGTGGACATCGCCGCGGTGGCTTCCAACCATGCCGATTTCGCCGGGCTGGCCGGCTCCTACGGCGTGCCGTTCCACCACCTGCCGGTGAGTGCCGCCAACCGCGCCGAACAGGAAGCGCAGCTGCTGGCGCTGGTCGAGCGCGAGCGCATCGACCTGGTGGTGCTGGCCCGCTACATGCAGATCCTGTCGCCGACGCTGTGCGCGGCGCTGGCCGGGCGCGCGATCAACATCCACCACAGCTTCCTGCCCAGCTTCAAGGGCGCGCAGCCGTACCACCAGGCGCACGCGCGCGGGGTCAAGATCATCGGCGCCACCGCGCACTACGTCACCGGCGACCTGGACGAAGGCCCGATCATCGAACAGGACGTGGCCCGCGTGGACCACGCCATGACCCCGCGCGATCTGGTGCGCCTGGGCAGCGACACCGAATCGCAGGTGCTGGCCCGCGCCGTGCGCCGCCATGTCGAGCATCGCATCCTGCTCAACGGGCATCGGACGGTGGTGTTTCGGTGA